Sequence from the Streptomyces sp. NBC_00358 genome:
TGCTCTGGGAGCACCTGGAGGAGGCCACGCACGAGGAGTCCACGCTGTCGGTCACCTACGTCGCCTTCATCACGATCGCCACGATGATCGCGGCCTGCGGTGTGGTGCTCGACAACGCGGTGCTGATCGTGGGCGCCATGGCGGTGGGGCCGGAGTTCGGCCCGCTGGCCGGGCTGTGCACGGCGATCGTGCAGCGGGGGCGGCGCCTTGCCCTGCGCTCCCTGACGGCGCTGCTGGCCGGTTTCGCGATCGCCATGGCGATGACGGTCCTCTTCAGCCTGTTCATGGACGGGGTGGGACTGTTCAGCGAGGCGAAACTGGAGGGGCCGCGCCCCAACACCGGGTTCGTCTACGCCCCGGACTGGTTCTCCTTCGTCGTCGCGGTGCTCGCGGGCGCCGCCGGCATGCTGTCGCTGACCTCGGCGAAGTCCGGGGCCCTGGTCGGTGTGGCGATCTCCGTGACGACGGTCCCGGCCGCCGCGAACGCCGCGGTGGCCCTGAGCTACGGCGACATGGGCCAGACCTGGGGCTCCACCAAGCAGTTGCTGTTCAACCTGCTCGGCATCGTGGTCGCCGGCACACTCACGCTGATGGCCCAGAAATGGTTCTGGGCGATGCAGCGCAGGCGCCGGGTCGTCCGGCCGGAACCCGCCCGGTAGCGGACCGCCCCGCGGTACCCGCCGCTCCCAGCAGTGAGGCCCGGCTCCCCCTGGGGGTGCCGGGCCTCACGTATTCAGGCGGAGGGACTAGCCGAGCGCCGACTTGACGGCGTCGGCGAGGCGGGCGGCCACCGACCGGGCATGGTCGATGTCGGCGGCCTCGACCATGACGCGGACGAGCGGCTCGGTTCCGGAGGGGCGCAGCAGCACCCGTCCGGTGGTGCCGAGTTCGCGCTCCGCGTCGGCCACGGCGGCCGCCAGCTCGGCGGAGGAGTTCACCCGCGAGCGGTCGACGTCGGGCACGTTGATGAGGACCTGCGGCAG
This genomic interval carries:
- a CDS encoding DUF389 domain-containing protein, whose amino-acid sequence is MLHLRLITPPDRTDDVVGLIERTVGTAHLVVLPGAARSPVGDVVMCDVAREAGDELIGGLREMGIDRTGSIAVEDIDLSLSKRADKAEEEAPGEGVDAVLWEHLEEATHEESTLSVTYVAFITIATMIAACGVVLDNAVLIVGAMAVGPEFGPLAGLCTAIVQRGRRLALRSLTALLAGFAIAMAMTVLFSLFMDGVGLFSEAKLEGPRPNTGFVYAPDWFSFVVAVLAGAAGMLSLTSAKSGALVGVAISVTTVPAAANAAVALSYGDMGQTWGSTKQLLFNLLGIVVAGTLTLMAQKWFWAMQRRRRVVRPEPAR